From the Rhodothermales bacterium genome, one window contains:
- a CDS encoding c-type cytochrome, with the protein MSDQKRTDEIQGEILHVYDDIEEADNNLPTWWLLTFYGAVAFGLVYWFHYHEYGIGKLQPEVYAEQMAAAAAERGIATDESLEALALDETAVAAGKEIFTAQCYACHEQGQGRVGLGSNLTDEYWVHGGAPTDIHATVTNGIPEKGMTPWGAILGEEGVSQVTAYVLTLRNTNLEGGKPVEENAVVWKPDGEIAE; encoded by the coding sequence ATGAGTGATCAAAAACGAACCGACGAAATCCAAGGCGAGATCCTCCACGTCTATGACGACATCGAGGAGGCCGACAACAACTTGCCTACCTGGTGGCTGCTCACGTTCTATGGAGCGGTCGCCTTCGGGCTAGTCTACTGGTTTCACTACCACGAGTACGGCATTGGGAAGCTGCAGCCGGAGGTGTACGCGGAACAGATGGCGGCCGCCGCAGCCGAACGCGGCATCGCGACGGATGAGTCACTCGAGGCCTTGGCGCTCGACGAGACCGCCGTGGCCGCAGGCAAGGAAATCTTCACGGCCCAGTGCTACGCGTGTCACGAGCAGGGGCAGGGCCGCGTCGGCCTCGGGTCCAACCTTACCGATGAGTACTGGGTCCACGGCGGAGCGCCGACCGACATCCACGCGACCGTCACCAATGGCATTCCGGAAAAGGGCATGACGCCGTGGGGCGCCATCCTCGGGGAAGAGGGCGTGAGTCAGGTCACCGCGTACGTGCTGACGCTTCGCAACACGAACCTCGAAGGCGGCAAGCCGGTCGAAGAGAACGCCGTGGTTTGGAAGCCGGACGGCGAGATTGCCGAATAG